CACTTCAGCCCGTTCTACACGGACAGAGGCGTGAGCCTTCAGAAACAGTTCTTCGGAACGTTCCTCAAGGATGAGGACAACGGCTGGCGTGAGCGACCCGCGGTCGAGTTGCTCATACGTCATCCGGGAGAACGCTTCGTCTCGCGATTCGAAGCGTCGTGGCCTCTGCCGGATACCAACTGGACAAGGTTCTACCTTGACCCACATACGATGTCCCTGGCACGCGAGCCCAGACCGGGCGCACCCTTGGAGTATCAGACGATGGGCGCCGGATTGAGGTTCTCGCTACCCGTCGTGGACCATGACCGCGAGTTCACCGGCCACTCGGCGGTACGGATGAGGGTGTCGTCCCAGACTTCGGACGCGGACATATTCGTCGCCTTGCAGCTCTTTGATCCGGATGGCGAGGAGGTGACGTTCATCGGTTCGAATGACCCTAAAGTCCCTGTCGGGCTGGGGTGGTTGCGGGCGTCGCATCGCGCGCTTGATACCGAACGTAGTACCTTCTACCGGCCCTATCACACACACTCCGACCCCCAACCTCTCGAGCCTGGTGTCCCCGTCGACGTCGATGTCGAGATCTGGCCGACCTGCATCGTCGTCCCGGCGGGTTATCGGCTCGAGCTCGCCATCCGCGGGTGCGACTACAAGAACTCTGGATCGAGCCTTGATGACGCAATGTACGAGATGCGCGGTGTCGGCCCGTTCGTGCACGTCGACGAAACCGACCGTCCAGCCTCGGTGTTCGACACAGTCGCGACCCTACATTTCGACGAGGACGAACCACCGTATCTCTTGCTCCCCGAGATCGACACGGGAAGGTAGGAGCGTGCAGCATCTCAATTTCACGATCATACGAATTCGAAGGGGAGGTGCAGGCCAATGAGCGGTATCGCTGAACGGATTACTAGATCACGAGAGGGTCGGAGCAAGTCCACCGGAGGGGTCGTGGCTTCAATCTATCGCAGATACGCGACCGCGATACACACGCTGGTGTCGCTCGCCATTGGACTGCTTTTGTGGCAGTACGCCGCTGCGCACACTAGCTCGCTGGTCATGGTTCCGGTGCAGGACATCTGGGACGCCTTCCTGCGAAACGTCGAGAATGGCCGTCTAGCGACCGACTTCCTGTCCAGTCTGCAGGGATTCTCCATCGGGCTCGCGTTGGCATCCGTGGCCGGTATCGCGGTCGGCATGCTGATGGCGTCATCGAAGCTCATCTTTGACCTGTTAGATCCATGGGTCTCGGCGCTGTACTCGACACCACTGATCGCGCTGGCGCCCGTATTCATCATCATCTTCGGTCTCGGCATGACGACAAAGGTGGCCGTAGTGCTATCGCTCGCCATCTTCCCGGTAATCATCAATACAACGGCCGGGATAAAGACCACAGACAAGGACCTTATCGAAACTGCCCAGTCGTTCGGAGCCGGCCGCATCGAAATCTTCCGCAAAGTGATGCTACCTTGGTCGGTTCCGTTCATTCTCACCGGTCTGCGTTTGGCTGTGGGTCGTGCTCTGATCGGTGTGGTTGTCGCGGAATTTTTCGGATCACAGGAAGGTCTCGGAAATCTCATCTTCGTTTCGTCGCAAACCTTCGACACCGCATCCGTATGGCTCGGCGTCTTCCTACTCGCAATTATCGGAACGGTTCTGATCCGGTTCATGTACACCGTTGAGAGGTGGGTCGCTCCATGGCGCCAGAACAGATGACGGGGCTCGGCACGGCGGCGCCGCGGCTAGAGATCACCAGCCTCAACAAGACCTTCGAGCGCCGCGGCGAAGAGATAGAAGTCCTGCAGGAAATCAACCTCACGGTCGCCGCCGGCGAGTTCGTCGCGATCGTCGGTGCCTCAGGATGCGGCAAGACCACGCTCGCGCGCATCGTGGATGGGCTCGAACACTCCACGAGCGGGACGATCCGGATTGACGGTGAGCCGCCCAACGGAGCCGGCCGAGACCAGAATCGAGGATTCGTCTTCCAGAAGGACAACCTGCTCCCGTGGCGAACGGTGCTCGACAATGTCGGCCTCGGCCTCGAACTACAACGTCGACCGTCAAGAGAAAGACGAGCTACCGCCCAGAAGTATTTAGACCTGGTCGGCCTCGGCTCCTTTAGCAAACACTATCCGCATGAGATCTCTGGCGGCATGAAGCAACGAGCAAACCTGGCGCGTGCGTTCAGCATTGAGCCGGAGATCCTACTGATGGACGAGCCATTCGCCGCGCTCGACGCGCAAACTCGAGAAATCATGCAGACCGAGCTCCTACGTGTCTGGAATGAATCGAACGGTGGGTCTGTTCTGTTCATCACCCACCAAATCGACGAAGCGCTGTTCCTGGCGAACAGAGTCGTGGTC
The sequence above is drawn from the Nocardioidaceae bacterium SCSIO 66511 genome and encodes:
- a CDS encoding ABC transporter permease, which encodes MASIYRRYATAIHTLVSLAIGLLLWQYAAAHTSSLVMVPVQDIWDAFLRNVENGRLATDFLSSLQGFSIGLALASVAGIAVGMLMASSKLIFDLLDPWVSALYSTPLIALAPVFIIIFGLGMTTKVAVVLSLAIFPVIINTTAGIKTTDKDLIETAQSFGAGRIEIFRKVMLPWSVPFILTGLRLAVGRALIGVVVAEFFGSQEGLGNLIFVSSQTFDTASVWLGVFLLAIIGTVLIRFMYTVERWVAPWRQNR
- a CDS encoding ABC transporter ATP-binding protein is translated as MAPEQMTGLGTAAPRLEITSLNKTFERRGEEIEVLQEINLTVAAGEFVAIVGASGCGKTTLARIVDGLEHSTSGTIRIDGEPPNGAGRDQNRGFVFQKDNLLPWRTVLDNVGLGLELQRRPSRERRATAQKYLDLVGLGSFSKHYPHEISGGMKQRANLARAFSIEPEILLMDEPFAALDAQTREIMQTELLRVWNESNGGSVLFITHQIDEALFLANRVVVLTARPGRIKEIIEVPFERPRTLEIKRSPEFGALYDRIWKMIEEEVRDSMEVG